The following are from one region of the Sorghum bicolor cultivar BTx623 chromosome 2, Sorghum_bicolor_NCBIv3, whole genome shotgun sequence genome:
- the LOC8059713 gene encoding thaumatin-like protein 1b, with protein sequence MGSLWAILLFLWSASAFAPAAMAATFTFINKCREPIYPGVQTNPGKPGFPTTGFQLKPGGRAQYRGVPGTWAGRIWPRHRCSTGASPAGALSCASGDCGGRLECNGAGGQVPSTLAEFTLGGGAGGGKDFFDISNVDGFNVPLQIVPHGAGCRARAVTCAADINAACPRELAVTAAGGGGRTVGCKSACAAFNADEYCCRGRYGSPGECKPSRYSLYFKRKCPQAYSYAFDDGSSTFTCAAGADYDVVFCP encoded by the exons ATGGGAAGCTTGTGGGCCATTTTGTTGTTTTTATGGTCGGCCTCTGCTTTTGCGCCAG CCGCAATGGCAGCAACGTTCACGTTCATCAACAAATGCCGGGAGCCGATCTACCCGGGCGTGCAGACGAACCCAGGCAAGCCGGGCTTCCCGACCACCGGCTTCCAGCTCAAGCCCGGCGGCAGAGCCCAATACAGGGGCGTCCCGGGCACCTGGGCCGGCCGCATCTGGCCCCGCCACCGCTGCTCCACGGGTGCCTCgccggcgggcgccctgtcgtGCGCGTCCGGCGACTGCGGCGGGAGGCTCGAGTGCAACGGCGCCGGCGGCCAGGTGCCCAGCACGCTGGCCGAGTTCacgctcggcggcggcgccggcggcggcaaggACTTCTTCGACATCAGCAACGTCGACGGCTTCAACGTGCCTCTCCAGATCGTGCCGCACGGCGCTGGTTGCCGCGCGCGGGCGGTGACCTGCGCCGCCGACATCAACGCGGCGTGCCCGCGGGAGCTGGCGGtgacggcggcgggcggcggcggccgcacgGTGGGGTGCAAGAGCGCGTGCGCCGCGTTCAACGCCGACGAGTACTGCTGCAGAGGGCGGTACGGGAGCCCCGGCGAGTGCAAGCCCAGCCGCTACTCGCTCTACTTCAAGCGCAAGTGCCCGCAGGCCTACAGCTACGCGTTCGACGACGGGAGCAGCACCTTCACCtgcgccgccggcgccgacTACGACGTCGTCTTCTGCCCTTAA
- the LOC8059714 gene encoding probable alpha-1,6-mannosyltransferase MNN10 produces MAVRSRPRRSAGHLYHLRLPRLLFLLPLALLLILFLGHLPALLRGANAHGRRCLPDATDHLLPFSHPLPDPRLSIAIVTLADEDAGRPGGRRSFRGVLAASARNKRAYAEAHGYGLVVLPASAVDPSRPPSWSKVLALRSHLRHHHWLFWNDADTLVTNPEIPLERILSSVIGYNDFDKSPDLVLTEDFGGVNAGVFFLRRSKWSEKFLDTWWNQTSFIQFGSTRSGDNAALKHLIDHLSAEEMQEHVRIAKMQCLFNSYPWTLTLKSVRRLIFHLPTTWKGVYSDGDFMVHFAGLDDKQGWTNKILRERGN; encoded by the exons ATGGCCGTGCGGTCCCGGCCTCGCCGCTCCGCCGGCCACCTTTACCACCTCCGCCTCCCAaggctcctcttcctcctcccgcTCGCTCTCCTTCTCATCCTCTTCCTCGGGCACCTCCCCGCGCTCCTCCGCGGCGCCAACGCACACGGCCGCCGGTGTCTGCCAGACGCCACTGACCACCTCCTCCCCTTCTCCCACCCCTTGCCGGATCCCCGCCTCAGCATCGCCATCGTCACCCTCGCCGACGAGGACGCCGGCAGGCCGGGCGGACGGCGGTCCTTCCGCGGCGTGCTGGCGGCGTCCGCGCGGAACAAGCGCGCCTACGCGGAGGCGCACGggtatggcctcgtcgtgctcCCCGCGTCCGCCGTCGACCCCAGCCGCCCGCCCAGCTGGAGCAAGGTCCTCGCGCTGCGTTCCCACCTCCGCCACCACCACTGGCTCTTCTGGAACGACGCG GACACACTGGTTACTAACCCAGAAATCCCACTG GAGAGGATTTTATCCTCAGTGATCGGATACAATGATTTTGACAAGTCACCTGATCTTGTTCTAACAGAGGATTTTGGTGGTGTGAATGCTG GAGTTTTCTTTTTAAGGAGGTCAAAATGGAGTGAGAAGTTTTTGGATACCTGGTGGAACCAGACATCGTTTATACAGTTCGGTTCCACGAGAAGTGGAGATAATGCAGCACTCAAGCATCTCATAGATCACTTATCAGCTGAAGAAATGCAAGAGCATGTTCGGATAGCAAAAATGCAGTGCCTCTTCAATTCCTATCCATGGACCCTTACATTGAAATCGGTGCGCCGCCTGATCTTCCACCTGCCCACTACATGGAAAG GGGTTTATTCCGATGGAGACTTTATGGTTCATTTTGCTGGTCTGGATGACAAGCAAGGTTGGACGAATAAGATTCTTAGAGAGAGAGGAAATTGA